From Schaalia sp. ZJ405, one genomic window encodes:
- a CDS encoding Ig-like domain-containing protein, which translates to MKIPALAQGKSTTVSLAGLTSAHEGTFPLGDLKLTYDTATANNGGYVNGSDSGNIVQTYEAALAFVESPRWDDSSSTPDKSVTIPNTGGTVKDGTTIEVEGPGTATLNEDGSITVTPKDNAKPGDTIVVTVKDGNGEVLDTLTVTVDQPEKVSAGKPEKSSSGKKGKLAKTGAAVGGIAVIAMASMAAGTAIMRRRHDA; encoded by the coding sequence GTGAAGATTCCCGCACTCGCTCAGGGCAAGAGCACGACAGTTTCCCTGGCTGGACTGACCTCAGCTCATGAGGGGACTTTCCCTCTCGGCGATCTCAAGCTGACCTATGACACCGCTACCGCCAACAATGGTGGATACGTCAATGGCAGCGACTCTGGCAACATCGTTCAGACGTACGAGGCCGCGCTTGCATTTGTTGAAAGCCCACGCTGGGACGACTCGTCCTCGACACCAGATAAATCCGTCACCATCCCGAACACAGGTGGGACTGTCAAAGACGGCACAACCATCGAGGTCGAAGGCCCAGGCACAGCCACGCTCAACGAGGACGGCTCCATCACCGTCACACCAAAGGACAACGCCAAACCCGGCGACACGATTGTCGTGACAGTGAAAGACGGAAATGGCGAGGTGCTTGACACCTTGACTGTGACCGTCGACCAGCCTGAGAAAGTTTCCGCTGGAAAACCTGAGAAGTCTTCCTCTGGAAAGAAGGGCAAGCTCGCAAAGACTGGTGCTGCTGTGGGAGGCATAGCTGTCATCGCTATGGCTTCGATGGCGGCAGGAACAGCGATCATGCGTCGTCGTCATGACGCCTGA
- a CDS encoding NYN domain-containing protein, translating into MMHDTVTAIIVDGGFYRRRAKRLFGKKSPHDRADELLEYCRRHIKRSSSRLYRIFYYDCEPSQKVIFHPLLQKQINLAKTPEFSWMTEFLRALTKKRKVALRRGEELETQQGYQLSSSALKKLCSKTIGVDDLTESDFTLDITQKGVDMRIGLDIASLAKNRIVNQIVMISGDSDFVPAAKHARREGIDFVLDPMWATISDSLNEHIDGIRVCVRPEPRNLGDPLHINNQINGVEDELSDLGVEDELSDLGAEDELSDLDGILE; encoded by the coding sequence ATGATGCACGATACGGTAACTGCAATTATTGTTGACGGTGGTTTTTATCGTCGTCGAGCGAAGCGATTGTTTGGTAAAAAATCTCCTCATGATCGCGCAGATGAACTTCTGGAATATTGTAGGAGGCACATTAAGAGATCGAGTTCACGCTTGTATCGAATCTTCTATTACGACTGTGAACCCTCTCAGAAAGTTATCTTTCATCCTCTCCTGCAAAAGCAAATAAATCTGGCAAAGACTCCCGAATTTAGCTGGATGACTGAATTTTTAAGGGCTTTAACAAAGAAGAGGAAGGTTGCGCTTAGGCGAGGTGAGGAACTGGAAACTCAGCAGGGATATCAATTATCTTCCTCTGCCTTGAAGAAGCTTTGCAGTAAGACTATTGGAGTTGATGATCTTACTGAGAGTGATTTTACGCTGGATATCACTCAAAAAGGGGTTGATATGCGTATTGGATTGGATATCGCTTCGCTCGCGAAGAATCGGATCGTCAATCAGATTGTCATGATTTCAGGTGATAGTGATTTTGTTCCTGCCGCAAAACATGCACGTCGTGAGGGGATTGACTTCGTGCTCGATCCGATGTGGGCAACGATCAGTGATAGCTTGAATGAACATATTGATGGCATACGAGTCTGCGTAAGACCCGAACCGCGAAACCTCGGTGATCCGTTGCATATAAATAATCAGATCAACGGCGTTGAAGATGAGTTGAGTGATTTGGGCGTTGAAGATGAGTTGAGTGATTTGGGCGCTGAGGATGAGTTGAGTGATTTGGATGGGATTCTCGAATAG
- a CDS encoding IS1634 family transposase — protein MSSQKAGVLLECIDTCYQRLGLDVVTGGDRVFADLVRARIIAPGSKLDSIETLAEVGVSCVSYRTIQRHLPHFATEAFREVLSQALASHASIGAGSFILYDVTTLYFETDTPDELRKSGFSKERRVEPQILVGLLTDATGFPLHIGAYEGNQAETRTMLPMIRAFQAAYNIDQITVVADAGMFSAENKTALVEAGLDYILSTKVSRMPEVIAQWKRDHPGTDYPHGQIWSQSAILTGVKPYQVSRTPLSTFTTPTTGPGERCAVSMSNSPRLPVR, from the coding sequence GTGAGTTCGCAGAAGGCTGGGGTACTGCTGGAGTGTATTGATACCTGCTACCAGCGACTGGGTTTGGATGTTGTTACTGGAGGTGACCGGGTCTTTGCGGATTTGGTGCGTGCTCGTATCATTGCGCCGGGCTCGAAGTTGGACTCGATTGAAACGCTGGCTGAGGTTGGTGTGTCCTGTGTAAGTTATCGCACTATCCAGCGTCACTTGCCTCACTTTGCTACCGAGGCTTTTCGTGAGGTGTTAAGCCAGGCGTTGGCTTCTCATGCCAGCATTGGTGCGGGTAGTTTCATTTTGTACGACGTTACTACACTGTACTTTGAGACTGATACGCCCGATGAGTTGCGTAAGTCAGGGTTTTCTAAAGAACGTCGGGTTGAACCCCAAATCCTTGTTGGTCTGCTCACCGATGCCACTGGTTTTCCGCTGCATATTGGGGCTTACGAAGGAAATCAAGCTGAAACGCGTACGATGCTGCCGATGATCCGGGCTTTTCAGGCTGCCTACAACATCGATCAGATCACTGTTGTTGCTGACGCGGGAATGTTTTCGGCTGAGAATAAAACTGCACTCGTTGAGGCTGGGTTGGACTACATACTCTCAACGAAGGTCTCCCGCATGCCTGAGGTTATTGCACAGTGGAAACGTGATCACCCCGGTACCGACTATCCCCACGGGCAAATATGGTCACAGTCTGCTATATTGACGGGCGTCAAGCCCTATCAGGTAAGCCGAACTCCATTATCCACTTTCACTACTCCTACGACCGGGCCCGGCGAACGTTGCGCGGTATCGATGAGCAACTCGCCAAGGCTGCCCGTGCGGTAG
- a CDS encoding DUF3800 domain-containing protein, translated as MLVFIDDSGDAGVKFNRGSSEYLVLASCIFPTEADYLALKGVLENAPDYLKRKNGEFKHSKMKEAHREEFFRLVSENKFSVRVIIVDKRILTSDFLKSNGSTMKAYFIKQLLTHTWGTIKDATIVIDGADLRAFHGIRTTKYLMERVNRNGENVAKEIVCRDSKVDIGLQLADMVAGTVMSCFQGKISIHSSNRAAQVRNRARRPTGTWWKFDNRR; from the coding sequence GTGCTCGTATTTATTGACGACTCAGGTGATGCTGGGGTCAAATTTAACCGCGGGTCCTCAGAATACCTCGTCCTGGCTTCGTGCATCTTTCCTACAGAAGCTGATTATTTGGCGCTTAAAGGGGTGCTTGAGAATGCTCCAGACTACCTGAAAAGAAAAAATGGTGAGTTCAAGCACTCAAAAATGAAAGAAGCACACCGCGAAGAGTTCTTCAGACTCGTCTCAGAGAATAAATTTTCCGTCCGCGTCATCATCGTTGACAAGCGCATTTTGACAAGTGACTTCCTGAAGTCCAATGGGTCAACCATGAAGGCTTACTTTATTAAACAACTTTTGACACATACCTGGGGCACTATAAAGGATGCAACCATTGTTATTGATGGGGCTGATTTACGGGCTTTCCACGGAATCAGGACGACGAAATATCTGATGGAACGTGTGAATCGCAACGGAGAGAATGTTGCCAAAGAAATTGTGTGTCGGGATTCAAAAGTCGACATCGGCCTTCAGCTGGCTGACATGGTGGCTGGCACCGTAATGTCGTGCTTCCAAGGAAAAATAAGTATTCACTCGAGTAATAGGGCTGCACAGGTAAGAAATCGTGCACGTCGGCCGACTGGGACCTGGTGGAAGTTTGATAACAGGAGGTAG
- a CDS encoding IS1634 family transposase translates to MRGIDEQLAKAARAVEGKVAIKRNRYVDLKAPSKKINYELAAKHRALAGIKGYETTLTSMPAPQVLAAYRHLLNIEKSFRMSKSDLKARPIYARTQDSINAHLNIVMAALAISQMIETATGKSIKRVVRTLKKYRTFELTLNTTTIHAATPLPPDVQQLVNTITNPKIPH, encoded by the coding sequence TTGCGCGGTATCGATGAGCAACTCGCCAAGGCTGCCCGTGCGGTAGAAGGCAAAGTAGCGATCAAACGTAATCGCTACGTCGATCTGAAAGCCCCAAGCAAGAAGATCAACTACGAATTGGCCGCTAAACATAGGGCTTTAGCTGGGATTAAAGGTTACGAAACAACACTGACATCGATGCCAGCACCGCAAGTGCTCGCTGCCTACCGGCATCTGCTCAACATTGAAAAGTCGTTCAGAATGTCCAAATCTGATCTTAAAGCCCGCCCGATCTACGCCCGCACCCAAGATTCAATCAACGCTCACCTCAACATCGTCATGGCCGCCCTAGCAATCAGCCAGATGATAGAAACAGCCACAGGTAAAAGCATTAAACGCGTCGTACGAACCCTCAAAAAGTACCGAACCTTCGAACTAACACTCAACACCACCACCATCCACGCCGCCACACCACTACCCCCAGACGTCCAACAACTCGTCAACACCATCACCAACCCCAAAATTCCGCACTAA
- a CDS encoding DUF499 domain-containing protein — protein MALNNRERIGKAIDLLAEGLYDLVDEVMTGYKGENWNEVWAQEDAYRYGIVKSHSKDDPQTLLKAIQIFGKQFKDHLNRVQQGFATELVDVRNKWAHGERFSSDETRRALDTAKLLLQAVNATESAETVHKMIEDLQRTVYEKQTQDQKKQARFSSDVTTGLPAWRTLIRPHDDVARGNFTAAEFAANLHSVHTGESLSAEYSDPVEFFNRTYLTEGLRDLLSRALQRLNGSMNASPVINLQTNFGGGKTHSMLALYHLFSGIPADDLPEEIGELVSENGSPDLSTLGVRRVALVGTYLKAGAPSIKEDGTAVNTIWGELAWQLGGREAYDIIASSDKSRMSPGEDLKTLLKRYAPALILIDEWVAYARDLVGNDDACGGTFDTQFTFAQLLTETVAEIPGAMVVISIPASDSDGSGGSNDLEVGGNNGRKALERLQNVTRRVANQWRPSSKDESFEIVRRRLFQTPDADAMRTISTIARTFVDLYRNNTSLFPSSAATPNSDYEARIKASYPLHPELLDRFYEDWSTLERFQRTRGVLKLMSAIVHELWASNDQSPLIMPATVPLAATSVSTDLTQYLEDSWKAIIDSDVDGPTSTPYSLDATRPHLGHRSIAKRIARTIFIGSAPRSGSARKGLDKQYVWLGTALPGDTLADFGGALELLAQNSTYFYADQGMYWFDTKPSLMKTAREHADRLREDPGVVWNEITQRLQNAERPNSVFGRVHIAPQSSADVPDTDEVRLVIVPPKFGTSKKAGSQSGAQEWVRDFVENKGSAPRTHRNSLIFVASGTSELETLEGATRNYLAWKMIIEREKSLNLTSQQLEDAKSQLKQYGQSITDNIRNTFIWALYPTQPDPQDAFIIDQMRIPDSGGHTITDRVSTAMCNQEEIITILGPEMLGQILHEQLGALWTTQEEISVKSLWDIFTKYPYMPRLSTRQVLDQAILGAADRVLMSGEQFAIAGGKSPDTKRYTSLIIPPDANAQIQVSDNTLLVDYVRAQQQHLEDEKRLQEQGSQQSTVEISGHAQSSGNELTGFSADDDYLGRASTTLGTASGPIGITPMPIPVEQPKTRFFGTASIDGTRFARSAVSISQEIIDILIRFGDSVTVKIDIDATKSDGFSQHEMRTIKENATTLKFEFSEFEEE, from the coding sequence GTGGCACTGAACAATCGCGAACGTATCGGCAAAGCGATCGATCTGTTAGCTGAGGGACTCTATGACCTCGTTGATGAGGTCATGACCGGATACAAAGGTGAGAATTGGAACGAGGTGTGGGCGCAAGAGGATGCCTACCGCTACGGCATTGTGAAGAGCCATTCGAAGGACGATCCCCAGACCCTGCTCAAAGCCATACAGATCTTCGGAAAACAATTCAAGGACCACCTCAACCGGGTCCAGCAAGGATTTGCCACTGAACTGGTTGACGTGCGCAACAAGTGGGCGCACGGGGAACGGTTCAGCTCCGACGAAACACGCCGTGCACTGGACACCGCGAAACTCCTGCTACAGGCCGTCAATGCCACCGAGTCCGCCGAGACGGTACACAAAATGATCGAAGACCTGCAACGAACGGTCTACGAAAAGCAAACCCAGGATCAGAAGAAGCAGGCGCGATTCTCATCGGATGTAACAACTGGACTGCCCGCGTGGCGTACCCTCATCCGACCGCACGACGACGTTGCACGCGGAAACTTCACCGCCGCCGAGTTCGCCGCGAACCTCCACTCTGTCCACACCGGGGAATCTCTCTCAGCCGAGTATTCCGACCCTGTTGAATTCTTCAACCGCACCTACCTGACCGAAGGACTCAGGGACCTACTTTCGCGTGCACTCCAACGACTCAATGGATCGATGAACGCCAGTCCCGTCATCAACCTACAAACAAACTTTGGCGGCGGTAAAACTCATTCGATGCTCGCGCTCTACCACCTCTTTAGTGGGATCCCTGCCGACGATCTCCCTGAAGAGATTGGAGAACTTGTCAGTGAAAATGGAAGTCCTGACCTCTCAACGCTTGGCGTACGCCGGGTGGCGCTAGTTGGCACATACCTCAAAGCCGGTGCACCCTCAATCAAAGAGGATGGAACAGCGGTCAATACGATCTGGGGAGAACTCGCGTGGCAGCTGGGCGGACGCGAAGCCTACGACATTATTGCTTCTTCCGATAAAAGCCGCATGAGCCCCGGCGAGGACCTCAAGACACTTCTCAAGAGATACGCCCCCGCACTGATCCTCATTGACGAATGGGTTGCGTACGCGCGAGACCTTGTTGGGAACGACGACGCGTGCGGAGGCACTTTCGACACCCAGTTCACGTTCGCGCAGCTGCTGACTGAGACCGTTGCCGAAATCCCCGGAGCGATGGTTGTCATCTCAATTCCTGCTTCCGACAGCGACGGCTCCGGAGGAAGCAACGATTTAGAAGTCGGCGGAAACAACGGTCGAAAGGCTTTGGAACGATTACAGAACGTGACTCGACGCGTCGCCAATCAATGGCGCCCATCGTCCAAGGACGAATCCTTCGAGATCGTTCGGCGTCGTCTCTTCCAAACGCCAGATGCCGACGCCATGCGCACCATATCGACTATTGCACGCACCTTCGTCGACCTCTACCGCAATAACACCAGCCTCTTCCCTTCCAGCGCCGCGACCCCGAACTCGGACTATGAGGCCCGAATCAAAGCCTCGTACCCACTCCACCCCGAATTGCTTGATCGGTTCTACGAGGATTGGTCAACGTTGGAACGGTTCCAACGGACACGCGGTGTTCTCAAACTTATGTCCGCAATCGTCCATGAGCTATGGGCATCCAACGACCAGTCACCGCTGATCATGCCGGCGACTGTGCCGTTGGCCGCAACTTCAGTGAGTACCGACCTGACGCAGTACCTGGAAGACTCGTGGAAGGCCATCATCGACTCCGACGTTGACGGCCCCACGTCTACCCCATACTCCCTTGACGCAACCCGACCGCACCTAGGGCACAGATCCATTGCCAAGCGCATCGCCCGGACAATCTTCATTGGTTCAGCGCCGAGAAGCGGGTCCGCACGTAAAGGCCTAGATAAGCAGTACGTATGGTTAGGGACGGCACTTCCCGGCGACACCCTTGCCGACTTTGGTGGCGCCCTGGAATTGCTCGCCCAGAACTCCACCTATTTCTATGCCGATCAAGGCATGTACTGGTTCGACACCAAGCCATCACTCATGAAGACTGCTCGCGAACACGCTGATCGTCTCCGCGAAGACCCTGGCGTAGTGTGGAACGAAATCACTCAGCGGTTACAGAACGCTGAACGCCCGAACTCCGTTTTCGGACGTGTCCATATCGCGCCCCAAAGCTCCGCCGATGTCCCAGATACCGACGAAGTTCGTCTGGTCATTGTTCCTCCCAAATTCGGCACGTCGAAGAAGGCCGGATCCCAATCAGGTGCACAAGAATGGGTTCGTGACTTCGTCGAAAACAAAGGCAGCGCCCCGCGCACACACCGTAACTCCCTGATCTTTGTGGCATCTGGAACTAGCGAATTAGAGACCCTTGAGGGTGCAACGCGGAACTATCTTGCATGGAAGATGATTATCGAACGCGAGAAGTCCCTGAATCTGACGTCCCAGCAGCTGGAGGACGCGAAGAGTCAGCTGAAGCAGTACGGCCAGAGCATCACTGATAACATCCGCAACACCTTCATCTGGGCTCTCTATCCCACTCAACCGGATCCTCAAGATGCTTTCATCATCGACCAGATGCGGATCCCCGACTCCGGCGGACACACCATCACGGACCGTGTGAGCACAGCGATGTGCAATCAAGAAGAAATCATCACAATCCTTGGTCCCGAAATGCTGGGACAAATCCTTCATGAGCAGTTGGGTGCACTGTGGACCACTCAAGAGGAAATCAGCGTCAAATCCCTGTGGGATATCTTCACAAAGTATCCCTACATGCCCAGGTTGTCTACGAGACAGGTCCTTGATCAGGCAATTCTTGGCGCCGCAGACAGGGTATTGATGTCCGGTGAGCAGTTTGCCATCGCGGGCGGTAAAAGCCCGGACACCAAGCGATACACCTCTCTGATCATCCCACCAGACGCGAACGCACAGATTCAAGTCAGCGACAACACACTACTGGTTGACTACGTCCGCGCCCAGCAACAGCATCTCGAAGATGAAAAGCGCCTCCAGGAACAGGGCTCCCAGCAGAGCACCGTGGAAATCAGTGGTCACGCTCAATCCAGCGGAAATGAACTTACTGGGTTCTCTGCGGATGATGACTATCTCGGGCGCGCTTCGACAACACTTGGGACAGCCTCCGGCCCTATCGGTATCACCCCCATGCCTATACCGGTGGAACAGCCGAAGACACGTTTCTTTGGTACCGCATCAATCGACGGTACCCGGTTCGCGCGAAGCGCAGTTAGCATCTCTCAAGAAATCATTGACATACTGATTCGATTCGGTGACTCTGTCACCGTCAAAATTGACATCGACGCGACAAAATCCGACGGTTTTAGCCAACACGAAATGCGAACGATCAAAGAAAATGCCACGACGTTGAAGTTCGAATTCTCTGAGTTCGAGGAGGAGTGA